A stretch of the Eulemur rufifrons isolate Redbay chromosome 20, OSU_ERuf_1, whole genome shotgun sequence genome encodes the following:
- the GTSF1L gene encoding gametocyte-specific factor 1-like, translating into MEPEALEICPYNPHHRVPLSRLQYHLASCRRKNPKQAKKMASCKYNACHVVPIKELEEHEAACVNRSSVEEEDNLSSLKVSLPSSEQKDDPTFVPQKLVCESDTRESEREETSPQKILRPGQ; encoded by the exons ATGGAGCCAGAAGCCTTAGAAATCTGCCCTTACAACCCTCACCACCGAGTCCCACTCAGCAGGCTCCAGTACCACCTGGCCTCGTGCAGGAGAAAGAACCCCAAGCAAGCTAAAAAGATGGCCAGCTGCAAATACAACGCCTGCCACGTGGTCCCCATCAAAGAACTGGAGGAGCACGAGGCTGCCTGTGTCAACAGAAGCTCTGTGGAAGAAGAGGACAACTTGAGCTCTCTGAAAGTTAGTCTTCCAAGTTCAGAGCAGAAGGACGACCCC ACTTTTGTTCCCCAAAAGCTTGTTTGTGAAAGCGACACAAGGGAGTCAGAGAGGGAGGAGACCAGCCCCCAGAAGATCCTCAGACCAGGACAGTAA
- the MYBL2 gene encoding myb-related protein B isoform X1 — protein sequence MSRRARGEEPDELHYQDTDSDVPEQRDSKCKVKWTHEEDEQLRALVRQFGQQDWKFLASHFPNRTDQQCQYRWLRVLNPDLVKGPWTKEEDQKVIELVKKYGTKQWTLIAKHLKGRLGKQCRERWHNHLNPEVKKSCWTEEEDRIICEAHKVLGNRWAEIAKMLPGRTDNAVKNHWNSTIKRKVDTGGFLSESKDFKPPVYLLLEVEDKDGHQSAQPVEGQGRLATTWLPAAPAMKEEESSEEEAAAAATSQEREPVPTELDRVQTPEPLEDFPRHEDQEGSSPETSLPYKWVVEAANLLIPAVGSSLSEALDLIESDPDAWCDLSKFDLPEDPSAEGSISNSPVQPQASQQQQQALLSRQPAALVPNVTEYRLDGHTISDLSRSSRGELIPISPNTEVGGSGMGTPPSVLKRQKKRRVALSPVTENSASLSFLDSCNSLTPKSTPVKALPFSPSQFLNFWNKQDALELESPSLTSTPVCSQKVVVTTPLHRDKTPLHQKHAAFVTPDQKYSMDNTPHTPTPFKNALEKYGPLKPLPQTPHLEEDLKEVLRSEAGIELAIEDDVRPEKQKRKPGLRRSPIKKVRKSLALDIVDEDVKLMMSTLPKNLSLPTTAPSSSSSLTLSGIKGDNSLLNQGFLQAKPNKAVVVQKPRSHFPTPAPMTSAWKTVACGGTRDQLFMQEKARQLLGRLKPSHTSRTLILS from the exons CGAGGAGCCGGATGAGCTGCACTACCAAGACACAGATTCAGATGTGCCAGAGCAGAGGGACAGCAAGTGCAAGGTCAAATGGACCCACGAGGAG GACGAGCAGCTGAGGGCCCTGGTGAGGCAGTTTGGACAGCAGGACTGGAAGTTCCTGGCCAGCCACTTTCCT AACCGCACTGACCAGCAATGCCAGTACCGGTGGCTGAGAGTTTTGAATCCAGACCTTGTCAAAGGGCCATGGACCAAAGAGGAAGACCAGAAG GTGATTGAGCTAGTCAAGAAGTACGGCACGAAGCAGTGGACGCTGATCGCCAAGCACCTGAAGGGCCGGCTGGGGAAGCAGTGCCGCGAGCGCTGGCACAACCACCTCAACCCCGAGGTGAAGAAGTCCTGCTGGACGGAGGAGGAGGACCGCATCATCTGCGAGGCCCACAAGGTGCTGGGCAACCGCTGGGCTGAGATCGCCAAGATGCTGCCGGGGAG AACGGACAATGCTGTGAAGAATCACTGGAACTCTACCATCAAAAGGAAGGTGGACACGGGAGGCTTCCTGAGCGAGTCCAAAGACTTCAAGCCCCCTGTGTACTTGCTGCTGGAGGTCGAGGACAAGGACGGCCACCAGAGTGCCCAACCTGTGGAAGGCCAG GGAAGACTTGCAACCACCTggctcccagcagcccctgccatgaaggaggaggaaagcagTGAGGAGGAGGCCGCAGCAGCCGCCACTTCTCAGGAGCGGGAGCCTGTGCCTACAGAGCTGGACAGAGTGCAAACGCCAGAGCCCTTGGAGGACTTCCCCAGGCATGAGGACCAGGAGGGCTCCTCGCCGGAAACGAGCCTGCCCTACAAGTGGGTGGTGGAGGCAGCAAACCTCCTCATCCCTGCGGTGGGGTCCAGCCTCTCTGAAGCCCTGGACTTGATTGAGTCG GACCCTGATGCTTGGTGTGACCTGAGTAAATTTGACCTCCCCGAAGATCCATCTGCAGAAGGCAGTATCAGCAACAGCCCGGTGCAGCCCCAAGcatcacagcagcagcagcaggcccTGCTGTCCCGCCAGCCTGCTGCTCTGGTGCCCAATGTGACCGAGTACCGCCTGGACGGCCACACCATCTCGGACCTGAGCCGGAGCAGCCGCGGCGAGCTGATCCCTATCTCTCCCAACACTGAAGTCGGGGGCTCAGGCATGGGCACACCGCCCTCTGTGCTTAAGAGGCAGAAGAAGAGGCGTGTGGCTCTGTCCCCAGTCACAGAGAATAGCGCCAGCCTGTCCTTCCTGGACTCCTGCAACAGCCTCACCCCCAAGAGCACACCCGTCAAGGCACTTCCCTTCTCACCCTCCCAG TTTCTGAACTTCTGGAACAAACAGGACGCATTGGAGCTGGAGAGCCCCTCGCTGACGTCCACCCCAGTGTGCAGCCAGAAGGTGGTGGTGACCACGCCCCTGCACCGGGACAAGACGCCCCTGCACCAGAAACACGCGGC GTTTGTGACCCCAGATCAGAAGTACTCCATGGACAACACTCCCCACACACCAACCCCGTTCAAGAACGCCCTGGAGAAGTACGGACCCCTAAAGCCCCTG CCCCAGACCCCACACCTGGAGGAGGACTTGAAGGAGGTGCTGCGCTCCGAGGCCGGCATCGAGCTCGCTATCGAGGACGACGTGAGGCCCGAGAAGCAGAAGAGGAAGCCGGGG CTGCGGCGGAGCCCCATCAAGAAGGTCCGGAAGTCTCTGGCTCTTGACATTGTGGACGAGGACGTGAAGCTGATGATGTCCACGCTGCCCAAGAATCTGTCCTTG CCGACAACTGCCCCATCCAGCTCCTCCAGCCTCACCCTGTCAGGGATCAAAGGGGACAACAGCCTGCTCAACCAGGGCTTCCTGCAGGCCAAGCCCAATAAGGCAGTGGTGGTCCAGAAGCCCCGAAGCCACTTCCCGACACCTGCCCCC ATGACCAGCGCCTGGAAGACAGTGGCCTGCGGGGGGACCAGGGACCAACTCTTCATGCAGGAGAAAGCCCGGCAGCTCCTGGGCCGCTTGAAGCCCAGCCACACGTCCCGGACCCTCATCTTGTCCTGA
- the MYBL2 gene encoding myb-related protein B isoform X2 produces MSRRARGEEPDELHYQDTDSDVPEQRDSKCKVKWTHEENRTDQQCQYRWLRVLNPDLVKGPWTKEEDQKVIELVKKYGTKQWTLIAKHLKGRLGKQCRERWHNHLNPEVKKSCWTEEEDRIICEAHKVLGNRWAEIAKMLPGRTDNAVKNHWNSTIKRKVDTGGFLSESKDFKPPVYLLLEVEDKDGHQSAQPVEGQGRLATTWLPAAPAMKEEESSEEEAAAAATSQEREPVPTELDRVQTPEPLEDFPRHEDQEGSSPETSLPYKWVVEAANLLIPAVGSSLSEALDLIESDPDAWCDLSKFDLPEDPSAEGSISNSPVQPQASQQQQQALLSRQPAALVPNVTEYRLDGHTISDLSRSSRGELIPISPNTEVGGSGMGTPPSVLKRQKKRRVALSPVTENSASLSFLDSCNSLTPKSTPVKALPFSPSQFLNFWNKQDALELESPSLTSTPVCSQKVVVTTPLHRDKTPLHQKHAAFVTPDQKYSMDNTPHTPTPFKNALEKYGPLKPLPQTPHLEEDLKEVLRSEAGIELAIEDDVRPEKQKRKPGLRRSPIKKVRKSLALDIVDEDVKLMMSTLPKNLSLPTTAPSSSSSLTLSGIKGDNSLLNQGFLQAKPNKAVVVQKPRSHFPTPAPMTSAWKTVACGGTRDQLFMQEKARQLLGRLKPSHTSRTLILS; encoded by the exons CGAGGAGCCGGATGAGCTGCACTACCAAGACACAGATTCAGATGTGCCAGAGCAGAGGGACAGCAAGTGCAAGGTCAAATGGACCCACGAGGAG AACCGCACTGACCAGCAATGCCAGTACCGGTGGCTGAGAGTTTTGAATCCAGACCTTGTCAAAGGGCCATGGACCAAAGAGGAAGACCAGAAG GTGATTGAGCTAGTCAAGAAGTACGGCACGAAGCAGTGGACGCTGATCGCCAAGCACCTGAAGGGCCGGCTGGGGAAGCAGTGCCGCGAGCGCTGGCACAACCACCTCAACCCCGAGGTGAAGAAGTCCTGCTGGACGGAGGAGGAGGACCGCATCATCTGCGAGGCCCACAAGGTGCTGGGCAACCGCTGGGCTGAGATCGCCAAGATGCTGCCGGGGAG AACGGACAATGCTGTGAAGAATCACTGGAACTCTACCATCAAAAGGAAGGTGGACACGGGAGGCTTCCTGAGCGAGTCCAAAGACTTCAAGCCCCCTGTGTACTTGCTGCTGGAGGTCGAGGACAAGGACGGCCACCAGAGTGCCCAACCTGTGGAAGGCCAG GGAAGACTTGCAACCACCTggctcccagcagcccctgccatgaaggaggaggaaagcagTGAGGAGGAGGCCGCAGCAGCCGCCACTTCTCAGGAGCGGGAGCCTGTGCCTACAGAGCTGGACAGAGTGCAAACGCCAGAGCCCTTGGAGGACTTCCCCAGGCATGAGGACCAGGAGGGCTCCTCGCCGGAAACGAGCCTGCCCTACAAGTGGGTGGTGGAGGCAGCAAACCTCCTCATCCCTGCGGTGGGGTCCAGCCTCTCTGAAGCCCTGGACTTGATTGAGTCG GACCCTGATGCTTGGTGTGACCTGAGTAAATTTGACCTCCCCGAAGATCCATCTGCAGAAGGCAGTATCAGCAACAGCCCGGTGCAGCCCCAAGcatcacagcagcagcagcaggcccTGCTGTCCCGCCAGCCTGCTGCTCTGGTGCCCAATGTGACCGAGTACCGCCTGGACGGCCACACCATCTCGGACCTGAGCCGGAGCAGCCGCGGCGAGCTGATCCCTATCTCTCCCAACACTGAAGTCGGGGGCTCAGGCATGGGCACACCGCCCTCTGTGCTTAAGAGGCAGAAGAAGAGGCGTGTGGCTCTGTCCCCAGTCACAGAGAATAGCGCCAGCCTGTCCTTCCTGGACTCCTGCAACAGCCTCACCCCCAAGAGCACACCCGTCAAGGCACTTCCCTTCTCACCCTCCCAG TTTCTGAACTTCTGGAACAAACAGGACGCATTGGAGCTGGAGAGCCCCTCGCTGACGTCCACCCCAGTGTGCAGCCAGAAGGTGGTGGTGACCACGCCCCTGCACCGGGACAAGACGCCCCTGCACCAGAAACACGCGGC GTTTGTGACCCCAGATCAGAAGTACTCCATGGACAACACTCCCCACACACCAACCCCGTTCAAGAACGCCCTGGAGAAGTACGGACCCCTAAAGCCCCTG CCCCAGACCCCACACCTGGAGGAGGACTTGAAGGAGGTGCTGCGCTCCGAGGCCGGCATCGAGCTCGCTATCGAGGACGACGTGAGGCCCGAGAAGCAGAAGAGGAAGCCGGGG CTGCGGCGGAGCCCCATCAAGAAGGTCCGGAAGTCTCTGGCTCTTGACATTGTGGACGAGGACGTGAAGCTGATGATGTCCACGCTGCCCAAGAATCTGTCCTTG CCGACAACTGCCCCATCCAGCTCCTCCAGCCTCACCCTGTCAGGGATCAAAGGGGACAACAGCCTGCTCAACCAGGGCTTCCTGCAGGCCAAGCCCAATAAGGCAGTGGTGGTCCAGAAGCCCCGAAGCCACTTCCCGACACCTGCCCCC ATGACCAGCGCCTGGAAGACAGTGGCCTGCGGGGGGACCAGGGACCAACTCTTCATGCAGGAGAAAGCCCGGCAGCTCCTGGGCCGCTTGAAGCCCAGCCACACGTCCCGGACCCTCATCTTGTCCTGA